The following coding sequences lie in one Acropora palmata chromosome 3, jaAcrPala1.3, whole genome shotgun sequence genomic window:
- the LOC141877050 gene encoding secreted frizzled-related protein 3-like yields MAAILVALMLYFVPISFVAGQTGPVDSDSSQQRCEEIQIDLCKSLPFNRTRFPNDFGHTNQSAVNETMWKMARRLNAFICSEDLVFFVCTMYLPICIETQNMPKIIKPCRSVCEKVKEDCLKVLEPSGGTSPFVVFPELPCHNLEYYNQGICLIPDAFIESTKAKPSTATCRETTRNVSETRRQLTEQDILEANFDYGIKGKILSIKRNQNSSTLLFNVSRVLKCSRCGFYAGQVKIKSRTDCPCFKEKECTRLKKGKTYVVLGYRNGNNGLRLKWAWAWPENRHRLSVLKWRRPGRKNSGSD; encoded by the exons ATGGCAGCTATTCTAGTCGCACTGATGCTTTACTTTGTACCAATCAGTTTTGTCGCTGGTCAGACTGGTCCAGTAGATTCCGACTCATCGCAACAACGTTGCGAGGAAATCCAGATTGACCTCTGCAAATCTTTGCCCTTCAATCGCACACGGTTTCCAAATGATTTTGGACACACAAACCAATCGGCTGTAAATGAGACAATGTGGAAGATGGCTCGTCGTCTAAATGCGTTTATCTGTTCAGAAGATTTGGTTTTCTTCGTTTGTACAATGTATCTTCCCATATGCATTGAAACTCAAAACATGCCAAAGATCATTAAACCCTGCCGTTCTGTTTGTGAAAAAGTCAAGGAGGATTGCCTCAAAGTCTTGGAGCCCTCTGGGGGAACATCTCCCTTCGTAGTATTTCCAGAACTTCCATGCCACAATCTTGAATATTACAACCAAGGAATATGTTTAATCCCAGACGCCTTTATCGAATCAACAA aGGCTAAACCGAGCACGGCGACATGTCGAG AAACCACCAGGAATGTGTCGGAAACGCGTAGGCAACTCACGGAACAAGATATCCTGGAGGCAAACTTTGACTATG GAATTAAAGGCAAGATTTTGTCGATAAAACGAAACCAAAACTCTTCAACGCTGCTCTTCAACGTATCCCGTGTCTTAAAGTGTAGTCGATGTGGTTTTTATGCGGGCCAAGTAAAGATCAAGTCGCGAACTGATTGCCCATgtttcaaggaaaaagaatGCACGCGCCTCAAGAAAGGCAAAACATACGTGGTTTTGGGCTACAGAAATGGTAACAATGGGCTAAGGCTTAAATGGGCTTGGGCGTGGCCAGAAAACCGGCATCGCTTGTCGGTTTTGAAATGGCGGAGGCCTGGAAGAAAGAACAGTGGTTCcgattaa
- the LOC141877047 gene encoding uncharacterized protein LOC141877047 codes for MSKHESPKRLTESPEVTITRTISTRRKRTFVHAGNGMKTFAPNEKERDRIRTSYSNNHKEKRKFMQRIGSGSQAKLFARKQRGKVPQDRKFDFCNDFQLMKLSSQDINDECSLSMKSIDSRPSSCVSSAALEERISNSDEEVETLQSSSFEAQEDINAERGHGLKLIDGKLPEIQPGTKPKGSNIEEGKLKCELESTGMNIQDRAKEVSEIANESTKVAKSIVKSAWELSDKYHLTTDFPPEVWDDRQSINSSKTRILSSDPAVRENFPALAATAERRRGSFSTTRNFFSPSSASSELPSLSGKSCKVQLPSKFPGVSPAPSENESESSGNETNSERRITETSPISKREHKQQKQFLELPLGKRGQVTASPESSKSRSPLLSPENLTMEAASNEYLAARVVTQLNAAFEETCFENDDDVTGRAACVTPNLMPRRHSAMFVRSNTNNFFEGRAYSVPLPSVGKACSKSLPNLSSREKTKRVFVTFEKDSPRAQVVDLKGKSDVADKCRLLNKKLTSDDAAAEKILQEKIHKKAMIKKWVIATAQFD; via the coding sequence ATGTCGAAACACGAGAGCCCCAAAAGACTAACGGAGTCACCTGAAGTCACGATAACTCGAACAATATCAACACGAAGGAAGAGAACGTTTGTTCACGCAGGAAATGGAATGAAGACTTTCGcaccaaatgaaaaagaaagagataGAATTCGAACAAGTTATTCAAATAAtcataaagaaaaaaggaagtttATGCAAAGAATTGGTTCTGGATCCCAGGCAAAGCTTTTTGCAAGAAAGCAGAGAGGTAAAGTTCCCCAGGATCGGAAGTTTGATTTCTGCAACGACTTTCAATTAATGAAGTTATCGAGCCAAGATATCAACGACGAATGCTCGCTTAGTATGAAGTCGATTGATTCTCGACCCTCCTCATGTGTTTCTTCGGCCGCTCTCGAAGAGAGGATATCAAACAGTGACGAGGAAGTTGAAACTTTGCAAAGTAGCAGTTTTGAAGCACAAGAAGATATCAACGCTGAGAGAGGTCATGGTCTTAAGTTAATTGATGGGAAATTGCCTGAAATACAACCAGGCACAAAACCAAAAGGCTCGAACATTGAGGAAGGCAAACTAAAATGCGAGTTAGAGTCAACGGGTATGAATATACAAGACAGAGCTAAGGAAGTATCTGAAATAGCAAATGAATCCACGAAAGTCGCAAAATCGATTGTCAAATCTGCTTGGGAATTAAGTGACAAGTATCATCTTACCACTGATTTTCCGCCTGAAGTTTGGGACGACAGACAAAGCATTAACTCGTCAAAAACGAGAATACTGTCATCCGATCCTGCAGTAAGAGAAAATTTTCCAGCGTTAGCAGCTACCGCTGAAAGGAGAAGAGGTTCTTTTTCGACGACAAGAAACTTTTTTTCACCATCAAGCGCATCCTCGGAACTTCCTTCGCTATCTGGGAAGTCCTGTAAGGTTCAACTTCCTTCTAAATTTCCTGGCGTATCTCCAGCGCCAAGCGAAAACGAATCTGAATCTTCAGGAAATGAAACCAATAGTGAAAGAAGAATCACGGAAACGAGTCCAATTTCAAAGAGAGAACACAAGCAACAGAAACAGTTCTTGGAACTTCCTCTTGGAAAACGGGGGCAGGTGACTGCATCACCGGAGTCAAGCAAATCTAGATCACCGTTGCTTTCTCCGGAAAATCTTACCATGGAGGCAGCCTCAAACGAGTACCTGGCTGCAAGAGTTGTGACGCAACTCAACGCTGCCTTCgaagaaacatgtttcgaaAACGATGATGACGTAACGGGTAGAGCAGCATGTGTCACGCCGAACTTGATGCCGCGTAGACACAGTGCCATGTTCGTTCGTTCTAACACGAATAATTTCTTTGAGGGAAGAGCATATTCAGTCCCCTTGCCATCGGTCGGTAAGGCGTGTAGCAAAAGTTTGCCGAACTTATCTAGTCGAGAAAAAACGAAGCGAGTGTTTGTAACGTTCGAAAAGGATTCTCCACGGGCTCAAGTAGTCGATTTAAAGGGCAAGAGTGATGTGGCTGACAAATGTAGGCtcttaaacaaaaagttgacCAGCGACGATGCAGCTGCTGAGAAAATACTACAAGAAAAAATTCACAAGAAAGCAATGATCAAGAAATGGGTCATTGCAACTGCTCAATTTGATTGA
- the LOC141877045 gene encoding mitochondrial potassium channel ATP-binding subunit-like: MNSLLTLQFCNRPFQRYPLIGFSRINIVARCFRLSRPRLNRKDGSIKSFTEIKRGEFGTRCRGLHIWKIFERKPNCFTSHWSILKYAGLVAVGGLVFRSKISRAYCGLKLSHKSRLPENKHVDKTKSRPKFDFKEFWKFLWPDLWLLLLAGLSAFAVAMVNIKLPLMLGNLVNAVSSLTSGDHTSDVFQVLREPAIKLISIFGAQAVLTFAYISFLSCLGERLAERMRNALFSSLVRQDIAFFDSHKTGELVNRLTSDIQDFKSAFKQVISQGLRSTTQTIGCVVSLYVISPKLTAMMVVVLPVIIIGGTLFGSMLRRLSKAAQAQVSKATALADEALGNVRTVRAFAMEEKETKLYHDEVSRSKMLNELLGIGIGAFQGMTNIAINGLSLVVLYYGGSLLASKEMEPGDLMSFLVATQTIQRSLGSMSLLFGQIVRGMSAGARVFEYLVIKPTIPVTGGVTMPLDTIHGQVEFRHVTFSYPTRPSQSVLNDFSLTMPAGKMVALCGSSGAGKSTVASLLERFYDLNSGHIFLDGHDISDLDPTWLRRSVIGFIHQEPVLFATSILENIRYGRPNATDEEVVAAAKQANADHFIRRFPEGYGTVLGERGVTVSGGQKQRIAIARALLKNPAILILDEATSALDAESERVVQDALDKATKGRTVVVIAHRLSTIQNADMIVVLSHGSIREVGTHQELMTKNGLYADLVRRQMQDQD, encoded by the exons ATGAATTCCCTCTTAACTCTTCAGTTTTGCAACCGTCCTTTCCAGAGATATCCTCTTATAGGGTTTTCAAGAATCAACATAGTGGCTAG ATGTTTTAGACTTTCAAGACCAAGGCTTAATAGGAAAGATGGTAGTATTAAATCATTTACAGAAATCAAACGTGGTGAATTTGGCACAAGATGTAGGGGACTGCACATTTGGAAGATTTTTGAAAGGAAACCAAATTGTTTTACAAGTCATTGgtccattttaaaatatgctGGTCTCGTTGCTGTTGGAGGATTAGTCTTTCGCTCAAAGATTTCTAGGGCATATTGTGGTTTAAAGTTGAGTCATAAGTCTCGACTCCCTGAGAACAAGCATGTGGACAAGACGAAATCTCGACCAAAGTTTGACTTCAAAGAATTTTGGAAGTTTCTGTGGCCAGATCTATGGCTTCTTCTCTTAGCAGGTTTAAGTGCTTTTGCTGTTGCCATGGTGAATATCAAGCTGCCATTGATGCTAGGGAACCTGGTAAATGCTGTGTCAAGCTTAACAAGTGGTGACCATACCAGTGATGTTTTCCAAGTGTTAAGAGAGCCAGCTATAAaactgatttcaatttttggagCTCAAGCTGTTCTCACTTTTGCGTACATCTCCTTTCTTTCTTGCCTTGGAGAGCGGTTGGCAGAGAGAATGCGTAATgcattgttttcatctcttgTTCGGCAGGATATTGCCTTTTTTGATAGTCATAAGACTGGAGAACTTGTTAACAG GTTGACATCAGATATTCAGGATTTCAAAAGTGCCTTTAAGCAGGTTATTTCACAAGGTCTCCGCAGCACAACACAAACAATTGGATGTGTGGTATCACTGTACGTGATTTCTCCCAAACTCACTGCCATGATGGTGGTGGTGTTACCAGTCATTATTATTGGTGGCACATTGTTCGGCTCAATGTTACGAAGGCTTTCAAAAGCAGCTCAGGCACAGGTTTCCAAGGCAACAGCTTTGGCTGACGAGGCTTTAGGAAATGTGCGAACAGTCCGTGCTTTTGCCatggaggaaaaagaaacgaa ATTGTATCATGACGAGGTTTCTCGATCCAAGATGCTGAACGAGCTTCTAGGTATTGGCATTGGGGCTTTCCAAGGAATGACAAATATTGCCATCAATGGTCTTTCGTTGGTTGTCCTTTATTATGGTGGATCACTGCTTGCATCCAAAGAAATGGAACCAGGAGATCTTATGAGTTTTCTTGTGGCTACACAGACAATTCAAAG atcTTTGGGTAGTATGTCTCTTCTCTTTGGTCAAATTGTACGGGGAATGAGTGCTGGTGCTAGAGTGTTTGAATATCTTGTTATAAAACCAACAATACCAGTGACAGGTGGCGTGACAATGCCACTCGATACAATTCATGGACAAGTTGAATTCAGACATGTTACATTCTCTTATCCAACACGGCCTTCCCAGAGTGTTCTTAATGATTTCTCATTGACCATGCCAGCTGGTAAAATGGTTGCTCTTTGCGGCAGTAGTGGTGCTGGGAAGTCAACAGTTGCTTCACTGCTGGAGCGATTTTATGACTTAAACAGTGGGCATATTTTCCTTGACGGTCATGACATCTCTGATTTGGATCCAACATGGTTGAGAAGGAGTGTAATTGGATTTATTCATCAG GAGCCCGTGCTATTTGCAACATCTATTTTAGAAAACATAAGATATGGTCGACCAAATGCCACAGATGAAGAG GTAGTTGCTGCCGCTAAACAGGCAAATGCAGACCATTTTATTAGACGTTTTCCAGAG GGTTATGGTACAGTTTTAGGAGAAAGAGGGGTCACAGTTTCAGGTGGACAGAAACAAAG aATTGCAATTGCGAGAGcattgttgaaaaatccaGCAATTCTGATCCTTGATGAGGCAACCAG TGCTTTAGATGCAGAGTCTGAACGCGTTGTGCAAGATGCTCTGGACAAAGCAACAAAag GTCGAACTGTGGTTGTTATTGCACACAGGCTGAGTACCATACAGAATGCTG ACATGATTGTTGTTCTCTCACATGGCAGCATAAGAGAG GTGGGAACACACCAGGAATTGATGACAAAAAATGGATTGTATGCAGACCTTGTGCGCAGACAAATGCAAGATCAAGATTAA
- the LOC141877053 gene encoding LIX1-like protein, with the protein MATTREQPSIGTPHLPAGSGAHPAKSVLKEAVDAVLNSFAKHTHGYGRVNVIEALQEFWQMKESREVPLKSDSAILYEPEASEKPPYVCFVTLPGGSCFGSFQPCPTKAEAKRSAAKIALMNSVFNEHPSRKITDDFVESAVKEAESTEAQVVLKRRTMNLSVDSSRDPTTGVGAFRFMLESNKGKSMLEFQDLMTIFQLLHWNGSLKAMRDRNCSRQEVLEHYSDRTIDDEMRSQMALDWISREQEQQGLIKRELDKACKELDQCRLSGRELRFPKEKRDILRLAWNQIGKV; encoded by the exons ATGGCGACAACCCGTGAACAACCTTCCATTGGCACTCCTCATCTTCCTGCCGGTTCGGGCGCCCATCCCGCAAAATCGGTGTTGAAAGAAGCGGTTGACGCTGTACTTAATTCATTTGCCAAGCATACGCATGGTTATGGCAGAG TGAATGTGATTGAAGCTTTGCAAGAGTTTTGGCAAATGAAAGAATCACGTGAAGTCCCTCTGAAGAGTGACTCAGCCATTCTCTATGAACCTGAGGCATCCGAGAAGCCACCATATGTTTGCTTTGTCACGCTGCCAGGAGGAAGCTGTTTTGGAAGTTTCCAACCTTGCCCCACCAAAGCTGAAGCTAAGAGAAGTGCTGCAAAGATTGCTCTCATGAATTCTGTGTTCAACGAACATCCTTCCAG aaaaatcaCAGACGATTTTGTAGAGTCAGCTGTAAAAGAAGCAGAATCGACAGAGGCacaagttgttttaaaaagaagGACCATGAATCTATCAGTTGACAGCTCCCGAGATCCCACTACTGGTGTTGGAGCATTTCGATTCATGTTGGAATCAAATAAGGGCAAAAGCATGTTGGAATTCCAAGACCTCATGACCATTTTTCAACTTCTACATTGGAACGGAAGTTTAAAGGCAATGAGGGATAGAAACTGCTCCCGGCAAGAAGTGCTGGAGCATTATTCAGATAGAACTATTGACGATGAGATGCGGAGTCAAATGGCTTTGGACTGGATTTCTCGGGAACAGGAGCAACAAGGTTTGATCAAGAGAGAACTGGATAAGGCCTGCAAAGAGCTTGATCAATGTCGGTTGAGTGGGCGTGAGCTTAGGTTCCCAAAGGAGAAAAGAGACATATTGAGGCTAGCTTGGAATCAAATTGGGAaggtgtaa
- the LOC141877046 gene encoding uncharacterized protein LOC141877046 has product MFTKWTVIVSVLICIRGSALGSISPEKPSDYSMYDNQFYRVGDTELDDEVTDCALVEHQFKKGYIRLREYLERKRGCGRRGKLKNIGGIEKSTEDDINKDNIAEIAKSTTEDYDYGPESYKAAVKQAQKPITMPQVIKTFQGHKLTQVPYHYAFPAKAAVPQPASHVSFQRNQPSRPTIADYENHSQDLALSFKSNPQYTTLPSNSLEKGNYGSPTAQAYLASSFSHNNVDQYSRLASNSDNFNVQTPQHDLLQTFYPDTLHERSHTVANVAVGNPLFIKSLGAKTQAPLSAQNTATNKVSPLLENAIKNFEKNSFSKPANVSGYNGNQVKLQIFNKTATKPVNSGEKNNQNENIDDAHADMRDPDTDAADDNSKSIDQEPPSEPGIDDEPAGQTMNEPNKSSADRRPHNLKKPTQQAFISKGNPMFVKEPQDASNQYQTAPASDTVNLPQPSINFDILKNKIMHSTNTTFLRRMLTLIRRITHHKDFQKLQGPARSFVAQADTAVQTLKNTFSEKSSTSPTNAGSGNQLNGNDFEVTKKSTAETPGAAYNSRIMMSPYANAYAQRKKSAAQMPSTAYNRRITMSSGNQHADNLYGNVYAQRKKSAVQRPITAYRSRIAMAQGSLGNGNIYDYAQRKKTAVQALNRALYSNRMAISSVNPGTVNQFYGNDYSLSKKFEIARNPYYANYYQLRQPYYRNIASMRYGLYNGNTP; this is encoded by the exons ATGTTTACCAAATGGACCGTCATTGTTTCTGTTCTCATCTGCATAAGAGGTTCTGCTCTTGGGAGCATTTCGCCCGAAAAGCCCTCAGATTACTCCATGTATGACAACCAATTTT ATCGAGTTGGTGACACAGAACTCGATGACGAAGTCACTGATTGCGCACTTGTTGAACACCAATTCAAGAAAGGATATATCCGATTGAGGGAGTATTTGGAGCGAAAAAGAGGTTGCGGGAGACGAG gaaaattgaaaaacatagGCGGCATTGAGAAATCAACCGAAGATGACATTAACAAAGATAATATTGCCGAGATCGCCAAGTCGACCACTGAAGATTATGATTACGGCCCGGAATCTTACAAAGCTGCTGTGAAACAGGCACAGAAGCCAATAACAATGCCACAAG tgATTAAAACTTTCCAAGGTCATAAGTTGACGCAAGTGCCTTATCATTATGCTTTTCCTG CAAAGGCAGCAGTACCACAGCCCGCTTCGCATGTCTCCTTTCAAAGAAATCAACCCTCCAGGCCAACCATTGCCGACTACGAAAACCATTCGCAAGATTTAGCGCTGTCATTCAAGAGTAATCCACAATACACGACACTACCTTCAAATTCGCTAGAAAAAGGTAACTACGGGAGCCCAACTGCACAGGCGTATTTAGCGAGTTCTTTCAGCCATAACAACGTCGACCAGTATTCACGGCTTGCGTCAAATAGTGACAACTTCAACGTGCAAACACCGCAGCACGATTTGCTGCAAACGTTCTACCCTGATACACTTCATGAGCGCTCACACACGGTGGCTAACGTGGCCGTCGGAAATCCGCTGTTCATTAAAAGCCTGGGCGCAAAGACACAAGCGCCCTTGAGTGCGCAAAATACTGCCACAAATAAAGTCTCTCCATTACTCGAGAACGCaataaagaactttgaaaaaaattcttttagcAAGCCTGCGAATGTGAGTGGATATAACGGAAACCAAGTCAAACTGCAGATTTTCAATAAGACTGCCACTAAACCAGTGAATTCTGGCGAAAAGaacaatcaaaatgaaaacatcgACGATGCGCATGCAGACATGCGTGATCCAGATACAGATGCTGCCGATGACAACAGCAAGTCAATTGATCAAGAGCCTCCGTCGGAACCTGGGATCGATGATGAACCCGCTGGCCAAACCATGAACGAGCCGAACAAGTCTTCAGCAGATCGAAGACCTCATAACTTAAAAAAGCCGACACAGCAAGCTTTTATCTCCAAAGGAAATCCAATGTTTGTAAAGGAACCACAGGACGCTTCAAACCAATACCAAACCGCGCCAGCTTCTGACACCGTCAACCTTCCGCAACCATCAATCAATTTCGATATCCTGAAGAACAAAATCATGCACAGCACTAACACGACATTCCTACGGCGCATGCTCACACTCATCCGTAGAATAACGCACCACAAAGATTTTCAGAAACTGCAAGGTCCGGCGAGGAGTTTCGTCGCGCAAGCTGATACCGCTgtgcaaactttgaaaaacacGTTTAGCGAAAAATCCTCAACTTCTCCAACAAATGCAGGGTCTGGCAACCAGCTCAATGGAAATGACTTCGAGGTTACAAAGAAGTCCACTGCGGAAACCCCAGGTGCAGCTTACAATAGCAGAATTATGATGTCACCCTATGCCAATGCGTATGCGCAAAGGAAGAAGTCCGCTGCGCAAATGCCAAGTACGGCATACAACAGAAGAATCACGATGTCGTCAGGTAACCAACACGCTGATAATCTCTATGGAAACGTGTATGCACAGAGAAAGAAGTCCGCTGTTCAGAGGCCAATCACAGCGTATAGGAGCCGAATCGCAATGGCGCAAGGTAGTCTGGGAAATGGAAACATTTACGATTATGCGCAAAGAAAGAAGACCGCTGTCCAAGCATTGAATAGAGCGTTGTACAGCAACAGAATGGCAATATCTTCAGTGAATCCGGGAACTGTCAACCAGTTTTATGGAAATGATTATTCTCTTTCCAAGAAGTTTGAAATTGCAAGGAATCCGTATTATGCGAACTATTATCAACTGAGGCAACCTTATTACCGCAATATAGCAAGCATGCGATACGGTTTATACAATGGTAATACACCATAG